In Leishmania mexicana MHOM/GT/2001/U1103 complete genome, chromosome 13, the following proteins share a genomic window:
- a CDS encoding metallo-peptidase, Clan MA(E), family 32, with protein sequence MQAYSQLEKLCQKVYRLEHLLSLGAWDAKTMMPSKGAAARGAALGELYGLIAEMITSPSTKTLLDEAETAKAELTTVQQANLRELRRMYTSQAALPTEFSVLKAKLSSTTPLIWAKCRSNNDFVTFLPALKEMIALARREAQYRSTATGKPLYEALFNQYESGMTLETLEKNLLDVKSWLPELLQKILAAQKDAGREAVAPEAPFPKDKQEALSRHLMKVWGFDFESGRLDVSEHPFMGMVKEDSRITTAYDLQDFTKGLFATIHETGHSKYETNCGPMEMRGQPVCEARSMTIHESQSRFAEVVIGHSSAFLEFLVPLLKEYLGDQPTLSLENVRLMNQTVKPGFIRIRADEVCYPLHILLRYEIERALIEGTMEAEDIPRVWNEKMKAYLGLETEGRDEIGCLQDIHWPMGAFGYFPTYSLGSMFAVQLMATIKKELGEDTVDKCIRTGQMEPIFQKQREKIWSQGCLYNTEDLIVKATGETLNPKHFREYLERRYLRQED encoded by the coding sequence ATGCAGGCCTACTCACAACTGGAGAAGCTTTGTCAGAAGGTGTACAGATTGGAACACCTTCTGTCTCTCGGCGCTTGGGATGCCAAGACCATGATGCCCTCAaagggcgctgctgctcgcggcgccgccttggGTGAGCTCTACGGACTCATCGCTGAGATGATCACCAGCCCGAGCACGAagacgctgctggacgaAGCTGAGACGGCCAAGGCCGAGCTCACTACCGTCCAGCAGGCGAACTTGCGCGAGCTCCGTCGCATGTACACCTCTcaagcagcgctgccgacCGAGTTCAGTGTGCTCAAGGCAAAGCTTTCGTCAACGACTCCGCTTATCTGGGCTAAATgccgcagcaacaacgaCTTTGTGACTTTCCTgccggcgctgaaggagatgATTGCGCTTGCGCGCAGGGAGGCGCAGTATCGCTCCACTGCGACGGGCAAGCCTCTGTACGAGGCCCTCTTCAACCAGTACGAGAGCGGGATGACGCTGGAGACACTGGAAAAAAATTTGCTCGACGTGAAGTCGTGGCTgccagagctgctgcagaagaTCCTGGCTGCACAGAAGGACGCGGGGCGGGAGGCGGTTGCGCCTGAGGCGCCCTTTCCCAAGGATAAGCAGGAGGCTCTTAGCCGCCATCTCATGAAGGTGTGGGGCTTCGACTTCGAGTCAGGTCGGCTGGACGTCTCCGAGCACCCGTTTATGGGCATGGTAAAGGAAGACTCGCGCATCACTACCGCCTACGACCTGCAGGACTTCACCAAGGGGCTCTTCGCGACGATCCACGAGACGGGCCACTCCAAGTACGAGACGAACTGCGGCCCGATGGAGATGCGCGGCCAGCCGGTGTGCGAGGCACGCTCGATGACGATCCACGAGAGCCAGTCGCGCTTTGCCGAGGTTGTGATTGGCCACTCCAGCGCCTTCTTGGAGTTCCTGGTTCCATTGCTGAAGGAATACCTCGGTGATCAGCCCACGCTCTCTCTGGAGAACGTGCGGCTGATGAACCAGACGGTGAAGCCTGGCTTCATCCGGATCCGGGCGGACGAGGTGTGCTACCCGCTGCACATCTTGCTGCGCTACGAGATAGAGCGTGCACTAATCGAGGGCacgatggaggcggaggacatCCCTCGCGTGTGGAACGAGAAGATGAAGGCATACCTGGGCCTGGAGACGGAGGGCCGTGACGAGATTGGCTGCCTGCAGGACATTCATTGGCCGATGGGCGCGTTTGGCTACTTCCCGACGTACTCGCTTGGCTCCATGttcgcggtgcagctgatGGCGACGATCAAGAAGGAGCTTGGTGAGGACACAGTGGACAAGTGCATCCGCACTGGTCAGATGGAGCCGATCTTTCAGaagcagagggagaagatCTGGAGTCAGGGATGTCTCTACAACACAGAGGACCTGATTGTCAAGGCGACCGGCGAAACACTGAACCCCAAGCACTTTCGCGAGTACCTGGAGCGCCGCTACCTGCGCCAGGAGGACTGA